The DNA window GCGACTCCCTTCGGGGCACCCGTCGTCGCGGTGGAATACACCAGCGCGGCGGCCGTATTCTCGGGCAGGGTGGGCCAGGGGAAGACGGTGCTGCGGCCGTCGAGAAGCATTTCATAGCTCTCGAGCTGCACCCACTCGGGCATTGGCGCGGACTTATCGGTGACCTCCGAAAGTGGGTCCGCGCCGGTGAAGACCACTCTTTCCACCAGCGGGCACAGCTGCAGCAGCCGGCCCAACTTGGGGGCGAGCCGCGGGTCCGCGACGATGACCTTCGCCTCCGAGTGGTTCACGATGTAGGCGATCTGATCCTCCATCAGCTGAATGTTCAGCGGGGTAAAGACAGCTCCCTTGGCCGCCACCGCGAACATCACCTCGAGGTGCTCGGCGCAGTTATACATAAAGGTGGCCACCCTCTGGTCGCCGTCGATGCCCAAATCATCGTGCAAGGCGTTGGCGAACGCGCCTGCGCGCGCCCCGATATCCGCAAAGGTGCACTCTTCCGCGCCAGTGGCGCGCCACGTTGTGCACTTGGTCGAGCCGTGCGTCTGCGAGCCATAACGCAAAATTTGCGCGACAGAGAAGGGCACTTCCTGCATCGTTGAAAGCATGCGTTTCAGTCTAGCCCGTAGCGTGCAGGGCAAAAGTGGGGGCGAAGCCGCGGGGCCAAGATTACGATCTGGCAAAGATGCGTTACACTAACTCCCGGGTTTGCAACCGTGCCCAGACACGCCGCAGCACCGCTTCACGCCAACACCGGTGAGATATGCGCGTACTGCTTGGCCTTCAGACGCAGATTTCGCGCCACTGGGCAATGCTGTAACGGGCGCACCCACCTAACCCCGCTACCTCCCAGGGCGATTCGAGCTGTGATGGGCCGCAAAGGTCTTCACGGGGAGGGCAGACCGGCACACCACACTGCTGGGCCATGTTTTAAAGGGGTGGGAGTGTGGCGGCTTTGCCCGTCATCAACAGCTTCACAGTTTTTCCATACTGCACACGGAAAGCTTCCAGTTTGCCCGTGCGGGACACGCCCGCGGGGTAGGAGAAGAAACTGGTTAAGCGACGAAAGGACATTCGTGACCGACACGAGTAACGCGGCAGCTACCGGCAACACTGCCGAACTTTCCGCACTGAAAATCCCCGAGCTGCGCAAGATCGCCGCAGAAAAGGGGCTCAAGGGCGTCTCCGCGCTGCGCAAGGGGGACCTCATCCAGGCCATCGTGACCGGCGAGGTGCCGCGCAAGGCACGCGCCGCAGCCGCTGAGGCCGCGGGGGACGCAGGGGGCGCAGCCACCGCTGAGCAGAACAACGACGCGCCCGCTGCCAGCCAGCGCCGCCGCGCGTCGCGTCGCGCCGCAGGGCCCGCCGACGGGGACGCTGGGGACAACGCCAACGATGCCGCGCCGCACGCTGAGGACAAGAAGTCCGACAAGCCTGCGAAGGGCGACAAGCCAAAGAAGCAGGACCGCGAGCAGGACAGCGATCACGACGGCCAGAACGAGAAGTCTGAGCAGGGCGGCCAAAAGTACGAGTCCCGCTCCGCCGCGCGCCGCGCACGCCGCAACCGGGCCCGCCACGACAACGATCAGCACGGCGACAACCAGCACAGCAACGATCAGCACGGCAACGATCAGCACGGCGACAACGAGCAGGACCACGGGGGCGACGGGAAGCAGCGCGACCGGGACAACCGTGACAACAACGGCGGCCGCAACAACAAGCAGAACAACCGCGGCGGGCGCAACAACAACCGGGACAACAACCGGGACAACAATGATGACGGCAACCAGGGCGGCCGCCGCGGGCGCCGCAACCGTCGGAACCGGAACCGCAACCGCGATAACCAGCACAACCAGCAGGACAACAACCAGCAGCTGGACCCGGAGGAGCTGCAGGAAGTCGCCGGCATCGTGGATATCGTGGATAACAATGCCGCGTTCATCCGCACGACCGGCTACCGCAAGAACAACGCTGACGTCTACGTCAACCAGAAGCTTGTGCGGCAGAACGGGCTGCGCGCAGGCGACGCGGTCATCGGTCAGGTCCGCCAGAACGGGCAGGGCCACTCGCACGGCTCGGGCCGCAACCGCCAGCGCTACAACCAGCTCGTCCGCGTCGACAGCGTCAACGGGATGAACCCGGAGGAAGCGAAGCAGCGCGCCGAGTTCCACAAGCTCACCCCGCTGTACCCGAACAAGCGCCTGCGCCTGGAAACCGAGCCGAAGATCCTCACCACACGCGTGATCGACCTGGTCATGCCGATTGGTAAGGGCCAGCGCGCGCTGATCGTCTCCCCGCCGAAGGCCGGTAAGACGACGATCCTGCAAAACATTGCCAACGCGATCGCGACGAACAACCCGGAGTGCTACCTCATGGTCGTGCTGGTGGACGAGCGCCCCGAGGAAGTCACCGACATGCAGCGCAGTGTGAAGGGCGAGGTTATTGCCTCGACCTTCGACCGCCCGCCGTCAGAGCACACCGCGGTTGCGGAGCTGGCGATCGAGCGCGCGAAGCGCCTGGTGGAGATGGGCCAGGACGTCGTCGTCCTGCTCGACTCGATCACTCGCCTGGGCCGTGCGTACAACAACTCCTCGCCGGCGTCCGGCCGCATCCTCTCCGGCGGTGTGGACTCGAACGCCCTGTACCCGCCGAAGCGCTTCCTGGGCGCTGCCCGCAACATTGAAGAGGGCGGCTCGCTGACGATTATCGCCACCGCGATGGTGGAGACCGGCTCGGCCGGCGACACCGTGATCTTCGAGGAATTCAAGGGCACCGGCAACGCGGAGCTGAAGCTGGACCGCAAGATCGCGGAGCGCCGCGTCTTCCCGGCAGTGGACGTCAACCCCTCCGGTACCCGCAAGGACGAGCTGTTGATGAGCCCGGAGGAGGCGCGCGTGATGCACAAACTGCGCCGTATCCTGTCGGCGCTGGATCCGCAGCAGTCGATCGATATGCTGATTAAGCAGCTGAAGAAGACGAAATCCAACGGTGAGTTCCTCATGGGCGTGGCTAACTCCGCGCCGATGGTCGCTGACCAGGACTCGGAGGAGTACAAGTAAATGGCAAACGAAGTCTCACTGGTTGATGACTACGTCGCTGAATACCAGGGCATCCAGGCGCAAATGAGCGACCCGGAGGTGACCTCGGACCAGCAGCTCTTCCGCAAGCTGTCCAAGCGCTACGCGGAGCTGCAGCCGATCATCAAGGCTAACGACGCGCTCCAGCAGGCCAAGGACGACCACGAGGCCGCCTCCGAGATGGCCAGCGAGGACAAGGAGTTCGCCGAGGAGGCCGAGCGCCTCGCCGCAGAGATCGTGGAGCTGGAGGAGCAGCTCGCTGACCTGCTCGCGCCGCGCGACGAGCACGACGGCGACGATGTCATCATGGAGCTCAAGGCAGGCGCAGGCGGCGAGGAAGCCGCGCTCTTCGCCGGCGACTTGGCCCGCATGTACCAGAAGTACTGCGAGAAGCACGGCCTGAAGTGGGACGTGCTCGACGCCGCGGAGACCGACCTGGGCGGGATCAAGGACATGACCGTCTCGGTCAAGGCGAAGAACCCTTCCCGCGACGGTGCCTGGTCGAAGCTCAAGTTCGAAGGCGGTGTCCACCGCGTGCAGCGCGTGCCGGTCACCGAGTCGCAGGGGCGCATCCAAACCTCCGCGGCGGGCGTGTACGTCTTCCCCGAGGCCGACGAGATCGAGAGCGTCAACATCGATGAAAAAGACATTCGCGTTGACGTCTACCGTTCCTCTGGCAAGGGCGGCCAGGGCGTGAACACCACCGATTCGGCGGTGCGCATCACCCACCTGCCCACGGGCATCGTGGTGACCTGCCAGAACGAGCGCTCGCAGATTCAGAACCGCGCGCGTGCGATGCAGGTGCTCCAGGCTCGCCTTGAGCAGCTCGAGCGCGAGAAGGTCGAGGCCGCGGAGGCCGAAGGTCGCGCCTCGCAGGTGCGCACCATGGATCGCTCCGAGCGCATCCGCACCTACAACTGGCCGGAGAACCGCATTTCGGATCACCGCATCAACTTCAAGGCCAACAACCTGGATTCGGTGCTGGACGGCAACCTGGACGACCTGATCACCGCCCTGCAGGCCCACGAGCGCCAGGAGCGCCTTGAAGCAGAGTAGGCCCGCCATGCGGGAGGTGCTCGCGCGGGCGTCGGCATTGCTTGCCGACGCCGGCGTGCCCACCCCCGACGTCGACGCCCGCTTGCTCGCCGCCCACATCGCCGGCACCAGCCCGATGGGCGTGCTGTTTGCCGAGGTCACAGAGGAGTTCTCCCAGGCCTTCGAGGCCGCCGTCGCGCGACGCGCCACCCGCGAACCGCTACAGCACATCACCGGCACCGCGCCCTTTGGCCCCCTCGAGTTGGAGGTCGGCCCCGGAGTATTCATCCCACGCCCGGAGACCGAGGTGCTCGCGGACTGGGCGGTGCGCACCCTCCGCGATATCCCCAGCCCCACAGTGGTGGACCTGGGCACCGGCTCCGGGGCGCTGCCGATCTACATCGGCCACCACATCCCCGAAGCCCAGCTGTACGCCGTCGAGCTTTCGGCCACCGCACGCGAGTTTGCCGCGCGCAATGCAGCCAGCCACAACGTGCGCCTTTCGCTTATCGACGCCAACATGACCGACCCGGGACTCCTCCCGGAGCTGCGCGGACGCGTCGATCTGGTGGTGGCGAACCCGCCGTACGTGCCGGAAACGCCCGACCTGGACCCTGAGGTCTACCACGACCCACACGAGGCGGTCTTCTCCGGGCCCGATGGCATGGACGCCATCCGCGGACTCGTCCCGGTCGCAGCACAACTGCTGCGTCCGGGTGGCTGGTTGGGCGTGGAGCACGACGACGCGACGTCGCAAAGCACGCGCGCGATCATCGCCGCCTCGGGCGGCTTTACCGCCCCAGAGCCGCTGCGGGATCTGGCCGGGCGGGAGCGGTTTGTGTGTGCGAGTAAGCTTTAATCCGATACGGGAGTAAAGGAGCCCAATGGGGAGCAAAATCTATCACTGTCTCGAGCCGGACGAGCGCGAAGCAGGCCTGAGCGCCGCAGTGGACGCGGTGCAGGCGGGCCAGTGCATCGTGCTGCCCACCGACACGGTCTACGGCATCGGCGCGGACGCGTTTAACAACGACGCGGTGGCGAAGCTGCTTGCCACCAAGCGGCGCGGCCCGGATATGCCGGTGCCGGTGCTGGTTGGCTCCTGGACCACGATTCAGGGACTCGTGCGCGAGTTTTCGGACACCGCGAAGATCCTGGTCGAGGCGTTTTGGCCCGGCGGGCTCTCCATTGTTGTGCCGGAGGCGCCCAGCCTGCCGTGGAACCTCGGTGATACGCGCGGCACCGTGCTGCTGCGCATGCCGAACCAGCCGCTCGCGCTCGAGCTGCTGCAGCGCACCGGGCCGATGGCGGTGTCCTCGGCGAATATTTCGGGCAACCCGCCGGCGCTCAACGCCGCGAACGCGAAGCAGCAGTTCGGTGACGCCGTTGGCATCTACCTCGATGGCGGGGACGCGCAGGTGGGGGAGCCGTCGACGATCGTGGACATCTCCGGGCCGCAGCCGGTGATCCTGCGCGAGGCGGCGATCAGCGCCGAGCGCATCGGTGAAGTCTTGAACCTTGACCCGGAGCAGTTGCGGAGGCGCTAGGAGATGACCGGAGCGGGAGTGCCGCTGCGCGAGCTCGGCCTGGTGCTCCTGGTCGCGGCGGCAATTACCTACTTGGCCACCGGGCCGGTGCGCTCGCTGCTCGTGCGCACTGGGAGGGTCGCGGAGATCCGCAAACGCGACGTGCACACGCAGCCCACCCCCTCAGTTGGCGGTCTCGCCATGTTCACAGGCTTCGTCTGCGCCGTCTTCTTAGCCCAGCAGCTGCCCGCGTTAACCCGCGGGTTCGCGCCGATTACCCCGGAGATGACGGCGGTGCTCGCGGGAGCCTTCGCCATCGTGGTCGTGGGCATTGTCGACGACCTCTACGAACTCGGTGCCCTAACGAAGCTGCTCGGGCAGTTCCTCGCCGCCATCGTCATGAGCGTCATGGGCATCTCCTTTACCGTCTTCTTTCTGCCCTTTGGCGAGGGCACGACCCTGATCCTGGACCAGGTCCAAGGTATGGCGCTCGGCGCGATCTTCACCGTGCTCTTGGTCAACGCAGTGAACTTCGTCGACGGCATCGACGGGCTGGCCGCAGGCGTCGGCATGATCGCGGGAAGCGCGATCCTCGTCTTTTCGCTCACCGTGCTGCACGAGCAGGGCGGCGCGGTCTCTGCTTATCCGCCGGCGATCATTTGTGCCGCGCTGGTGGGGATTTGTGCGGGTTTTCTGCCGCACAACTTTGAGCCCGCGCGGATCTTCATGGGGGACTCCGGCGCGATGCTCATCGGGTTGCTGCTCGCCGCGGCGTCGATTTCTGCCTCCGGCAAGATCAACATGTCCCTCTACGGGACTGCTGATCTGGTGGCGCTGGTCAGTCCGATCATCGTGGTGCTCGCCGCGATCGCGTTGCCGGTGGTGGACCTGCTGTGGGCCGTCGTGCGGCGCACCGCTCGTGGCCAAAGCCCTTTTGCCGCGGATTCGGGCCACATCCACCACCGGCTTTTGCGGCTTGGGCACACGCACCGTCGCACAGTAGTGGTGCTCTACCTCTGGGTCGCGGCCGTAGCCTTCGGTGCGGTGAGTTTCTCGGTGGTGCCGACCCGCGCTGCGGTGATCTTTACGCTCGTGCTCCTGCTTGCCGCGTTCCTGCTGACGCTCGTGCCGCTCCGTGCGGGCAAGATCGGGCCGACGCGTATGCCACGGGGGAACGCGCAATAGGGAAGCGCTGGCCGTTGGGTAAGATGTCGCATCGTGAGTACTTCCACGCCGGACCCCAGCAATGCACAGCCCGACCTCGAGGTGCGTGACACCGAGGAATTCCTCGACCAGCGACTGCCTATTACCCGTGCGCTGAAGATCGCCGCGGGCGCGCTGGTGGCGCTGACGTTGATCAGCCTCATGGCATGGGGCGCGGCGCGCGAGCTGCCCGGCATCTGGGGCGTGCTCATGGGCGTGGCGATCGGCGGCGGCTTCGTGCTCGCCACCGCGGCAACGGTGCTGGCCACGTCGAACTCGACCCCGAGCATGACCATGGCGGTGGTGCTTGGTGGCTGGCTAGTCAAGATGGTGGTCTTGATTCTGCTCTTCGTGTGGCTGCGCGGGTTCGACTTCTACGACAACACCGCTTTTGCTGTGACCACGTTGGCCGCCCTCGTGGTGGCGCTCACCGCGGAGGCGTGGGGCGTGATCACCTCGCGCACTGCTTACCTGAGCTAGCTGGTGGGGGCGCAGCGCTCGTCGGCAAGTGCCTTGGGTGCGTGCGACGGCGGGGTAGCGCATGGCCGCGAACAACTACCCCTGTTTGGCGGTATGTGACAGACATTACAGGGGTGTAAACATGCTGGTTGTGGTGCCATTTTACCCCGAAAACGGGTGGGAAGTAATGACACATAGGTGGCATGGCCCCCAAAGTCCAGGAAACTCACGACGACCTGTTAAAGTATCCGACGGGCATACTTGAGGCAGGGGGCTGCTCAGCGAAAGCTGGCTCACGCTGCCTTTTAAAGACTCCCCTGTCCCCGCGGTAGCAGATGTGCGACGGAGTCCGCCGCGGGTGACAGCTTTGATGAAGACGTCCATCGCACCGCATTCACACCGGATGCGGCCCGAGAACGGGAGAGAACGCTGAGCGTTACAACTTTGGCCATGAAGGGTAGTTTTCACGCACCCGAACTTGGTCCAGAATTTTTCCCGGGGCACACGTACGGCCAGTTCATTGGTGAAGACTTTGCCAATGGATGGTTCGCGCTGGATCGCATCATGCTCGTTCGCCTCCTTGTGGCAGCGATCCTTGTGATCCTCTTTGCTATTGCCTTTAGGAAGCCACAGCTGGTTCCTAAGGGGCTGCAAAACTTCGCAGAAATGGGTGTGGACTTTGTCCGCATCCACATCGCAGAAGACACGTTGGGGAAGAAGGACGGCAAGCGATTCCTTCCGCTTATCGCCACCATCTTCTTCACCGTGCTGTTCATGAATGCTGCGACGATCATTCCTTTCCTCAACATCTCGCCTAACGCGCGCATCGGTATGCCGATCGTGCTGGCTGGTGTTGCCTACATTGCGATGATCTACGCAGGCGTGCAGCGCTACGGCATTGCTTACTTCAAGCACTCCACCGTCATTCCTGGACTGCCTTGGTTCCTCCACATCCTGGTGGTGCCGATTGAGATCTTCTCGACGTTCATTCTGCGTCCGGTCACCCTGGCACTTCGTCTGATGGCGAACTTCCTGGCCGGCCACATCATTCTGGTTCTGCTGTACTCTGCCACGAACTTCTTCTTCTGGCAGCTCAACGCATGGACCGGGCTCAGTGGCCTGACCATCATTGCAGCGATCCTGTTCACGCTCTACGAGTTGATCATCATCTTCCTGCAGGCATACATCTTTGCTCTGCTGACGGCGGTCTACATTGAGCTCTCGTTGCACGCGGATGCGCACTAACAAAGGCGCG is part of the Corynebacterium imitans genome and encodes:
- the rho gene encoding transcription termination factor Rho; translation: MTDTSNAAATGNTAELSALKIPELRKIAAEKGLKGVSALRKGDLIQAIVTGEVPRKARAAAAEAAGDAGGAATAEQNNDAPAASQRRRASRRAAGPADGDAGDNANDAAPHAEDKKSDKPAKGDKPKKQDREQDSDHDGQNEKSEQGGQKYESRSAARRARRNRARHDNDQHGDNQHSNDQHGNDQHGDNEQDHGGDGKQRDRDNRDNNGGRNNKQNNRGGRNNNRDNNRDNNDDGNQGGRRGRRNRRNRNRNRDNQHNQQDNNQQLDPEELQEVAGIVDIVDNNAAFIRTTGYRKNNADVYVNQKLVRQNGLRAGDAVIGQVRQNGQGHSHGSGRNRQRYNQLVRVDSVNGMNPEEAKQRAEFHKLTPLYPNKRLRLETEPKILTTRVIDLVMPIGKGQRALIVSPPKAGKTTILQNIANAIATNNPECYLMVVLVDERPEEVTDMQRSVKGEVIASTFDRPPSEHTAVAELAIERAKRLVEMGQDVVVLLDSITRLGRAYNNSSPASGRILSGGVDSNALYPPKRFLGAARNIEEGGSLTIIATAMVETGSAGDTVIFEEFKGTGNAELKLDRKIAERRVFPAVDVNPSGTRKDELLMSPEEARVMHKLRRILSALDPQQSIDMLIKQLKKTKSNGEFLMGVANSAPMVADQDSEEYK
- the prfA gene encoding peptide chain release factor 1; this translates as MANEVSLVDDYVAEYQGIQAQMSDPEVTSDQQLFRKLSKRYAELQPIIKANDALQQAKDDHEAASEMASEDKEFAEEAERLAAEIVELEEQLADLLAPRDEHDGDDVIMELKAGAGGEEAALFAGDLARMYQKYCEKHGLKWDVLDAAETDLGGIKDMTVSVKAKNPSRDGAWSKLKFEGGVHRVQRVPVTESQGRIQTSAAGVYVFPEADEIESVNIDEKDIRVDVYRSSGKGGQGVNTTDSAVRITHLPTGIVVTCQNERSQIQNRARAMQVLQARLEQLEREKVEAAEAEGRASQVRTMDRSERIRTYNWPENRISDHRINFKANNLDSVLDGNLDDLITALQAHERQERLEAE
- the prmC gene encoding peptide chain release factor N(5)-glutamine methyltransferase; this encodes MREVLARASALLADAGVPTPDVDARLLAAHIAGTSPMGVLFAEVTEEFSQAFEAAVARRATREPLQHITGTAPFGPLELEVGPGVFIPRPETEVLADWAVRTLRDIPSPTVVDLGTGSGALPIYIGHHIPEAQLYAVELSATAREFAARNAASHNVRLSLIDANMTDPGLLPELRGRVDLVVANPPYVPETPDLDPEVYHDPHEAVFSGPDGMDAIRGLVPVAAQLLRPGGWLGVEHDDATSQSTRAIIAASGGFTAPEPLRDLAGRERFVCASKL
- a CDS encoding L-threonylcarbamoyladenylate synthase; amino-acid sequence: MGSKIYHCLEPDEREAGLSAAVDAVQAGQCIVLPTDTVYGIGADAFNNDAVAKLLATKRRGPDMPVPVLVGSWTTIQGLVREFSDTAKILVEAFWPGGLSIVVPEAPSLPWNLGDTRGTVLLRMPNQPLALELLQRTGPMAVSSANISGNPPALNAANAKQQFGDAVGIYLDGGDAQVGEPSTIVDISGPQPVILREAAISAERIGEVLNLDPEQLRRR
- a CDS encoding MraY family glycosyltransferase, producing MTGAGVPLRELGLVLLVAAAITYLATGPVRSLLVRTGRVAEIRKRDVHTQPTPSVGGLAMFTGFVCAVFLAQQLPALTRGFAPITPEMTAVLAGAFAIVVVGIVDDLYELGALTKLLGQFLAAIVMSVMGISFTVFFLPFGEGTTLILDQVQGMALGAIFTVLLVNAVNFVDGIDGLAAGVGMIAGSAILVFSLTVLHEQGGAVSAYPPAIICAALVGICAGFLPHNFEPARIFMGDSGAMLIGLLLAAASISASGKINMSLYGTADLVALVSPIIVVLAAIALPVVDLLWAVVRRTARGQSPFAADSGHIHHRLLRLGHTHRRTVVVLYLWVAAVAFGAVSFSVVPTRAAVIFTLVLLLAAFLLTLVPLRAGKIGPTRMPRGNAQ
- the atpB gene encoding F0F1 ATP synthase subunit A, coding for MKGSFHAPELGPEFFPGHTYGQFIGEDFANGWFALDRIMLVRLLVAAILVILFAIAFRKPQLVPKGLQNFAEMGVDFVRIHIAEDTLGKKDGKRFLPLIATIFFTVLFMNAATIIPFLNISPNARIGMPIVLAGVAYIAMIYAGVQRYGIAYFKHSTVIPGLPWFLHILVVPIEIFSTFILRPVTLALRLMANFLAGHIILVLLYSATNFFFWQLNAWTGLSGLTIIAAILFTLYELIIIFLQAYIFALLTAVYIELSLHADAH